The genome window CAAGAACATGAAACTCCGAGACATTTATCTGAGGAGGTAAAGGCCTGACTGTTGAAGCTTCAACAACCTCCTTGAGCAACTCTTTTTCATTATCTTCTTTGAGTAAAGTTTTGTACTCCACCAGGAACTTGTTTTTACCCCGTTTGGCAATAATCTTGGCCTCGTAGTAGGAACCCAAGAACCCATCTTCGTTGCAGCATATCTCCACTGAATCACCTACCCTGATGGCCATTCTTCAAGTCCTTTTCCCTTCCCTTGAATTGATCAACTATTCAAGattgaatttttggaaaaattctggCAAGAATGACTGAATTACTCTCGAATGgagggagttttttttttt of Coffea arabica cultivar ET-39 chromosome 5c, Coffea Arabica ET-39 HiFi, whole genome shotgun sequence contains these proteins:
- the LOC113689582 gene encoding protein AGENET DOMAIN (AGD)-CONTAINING P1, which gives rise to MAIRVGDSVEICCNEDGFLGSYYEAKIIAKRGKNKFLVEYKTLLKEDNEKELLKEVVEASTVRPLPPQINVSEFHVLEKVDAFDNDGWWVGRISGRAGYKYYVYFESSGDEFLYPFGSLRIHQEYENGQWIPANKRADT